The Salvelinus fontinalis isolate EN_2023a chromosome 31, ASM2944872v1, whole genome shotgun sequence genome has a window encoding:
- the LOC129829919 gene encoding CD63 antigen-like yields MGVEGGMKCVKYLLFFFNFIFWLCGLALIVLGVLVQVALHNTVVINNVSASSAPIVLIVVGVVVFFIAFFGCCGAWKESYCMVTMFTILLGLIIITEIGAAIAGYVFRGNLTVIVHESLNDMVTKYSNGTDEFQKVLDNLQIDLKCCGVINATDWRGNFGSGTNSVPDSCCVNVTAGCGQGTMEDSSKVHQMGCQTVVEELLKKNIMWVIVAALVIAFLQIMGIIFACMLMRGIRSGYEVM; encoded by the exons cTGTGTGGTCTGGCTCTAATAGTTCTGGGAGTCTTGGTTCAGGTGGCTCTCCACAACACCGTAGTGATCAATAATGTCTCAGCCTCGTCAGCCCCCATTGTCCTCATCGTGGTGGGGGTCGTCGTCTTCTTCATCGCCTTCTTCGGCTGCTGTGGAGCCTGGAAGGAGAGCTACTGCATGGTCACCATG TTCACTATCCTTCTGGGTCTGATCATTATCACTGAGATTGGTGCGGCCATCGCTGGATATGTCTTCAGAGGCAAC CTGACAGTCATTGTCCATGAGAGTCTCAATGACATGGTCACCAAATACAGCAACGGCACTGACGAATTCCAGAAGGTCCTGGATAACCTGCAGATTGAT CTGAAATGCTGTGGAGTGATCAACGCCACTGATTGGAGAGGAAACTTTGGGTCTGGCACAAACTCTGTGCCAGACTCCTGCTGTGTCAATGTCACCGCTGGCTGTGGTCAGGGGACCATGGAGGATTCAAGCAAGGTGCACCAGATG GGGTGTCAGACTGTTGTGGAGGAGCTGTTAAAGAAGAACATCATGTGGGTCATTGTAGCGGCACTGGTGATCGCTTTCCTGCAG ATCATGGGCATCATATTCGCCTGTATGTTGATGAGGGGCATTCGCAGTGGCTATGAAGTCATGTGA